In one Corallococcus sp. EGB genomic region, the following are encoded:
- a CDS encoding ABC transporter ATP-binding protein, translating to MALARPELGTLLVATLFLFISSAASLVYPQGVRILIDEALNAKNRALIDKAALVMLAVFLVQGVATALRFYLFANAGERVVMRLRHDFFRSLMNQEVAFFDTHRTGELTSRLASDTTVLQNTVSVNISQGLRNAVQALGGIVLLFYTSASLTFLMLAIVPLVAVGGMVYGRRVRGLSRNVQDALAKASEVAEESLSGMRTVRSFAAEASEVARYGNTVRNAYEVARHRARQSAAFMGGASSAGYIAAVVVFWYGGRLVVNGELSVGALTSFLIYTMLVAVSLGSLADLWADFMRASGAAERVFELMDRAPAIPVNEGERPATVEGSVELRGVHFAYPTRPDVPVLQGIDLTVNAGEVVAVVGSSGAGKSTLAALLSRFYDPLQGQLLLDGRPLKSLDPSWLRRHVGMVAQEPLLFSCSIADNIRYGRPDATDAEIEAAARAANAHDFIQRFPDGYRTEVGERGVQLSGGQKQRVAIARAVLKDPRILILDEATSALDSESEHLVKDALDRLMQGRTTLIIAHRLSTVANAQRVLVMEHGRVVQSGTHATLMTQDGLYRRLVERQVVAA from the coding sequence ATGGCGCTCGCCCGCCCCGAGCTGGGCACGCTGCTGGTCGCCACCCTCTTCCTGTTCATCAGCAGCGCCGCGAGCCTGGTCTACCCCCAGGGCGTCCGCATCCTCATCGACGAGGCCCTCAACGCGAAGAACCGCGCCCTCATCGACAAGGCCGCGCTCGTCATGCTGGCCGTGTTCCTGGTCCAGGGCGTGGCCACCGCCCTGCGCTTCTATCTGTTCGCCAACGCCGGCGAGCGCGTGGTCATGCGCCTGCGCCATGACTTCTTCCGGAGCCTGATGAACCAGGAGGTGGCCTTCTTCGACACGCACCGCACCGGAGAGCTCACCAGCCGGCTCGCCTCCGACACCACCGTGCTCCAGAACACGGTGAGCGTGAACATCTCCCAGGGGCTGCGCAACGCCGTGCAGGCCCTGGGCGGCATCGTGCTGCTCTTCTACACCTCGGCGTCGCTCACCTTCCTGATGCTCGCCATCGTCCCGCTCGTCGCCGTGGGCGGCATGGTCTACGGCCGGCGCGTGCGCGGGCTGTCGCGCAACGTGCAGGACGCGCTCGCCAAGGCCAGCGAGGTCGCCGAGGAGAGCCTGTCCGGCATGCGCACCGTGCGCTCCTTCGCCGCGGAGGCGTCGGAGGTCGCGCGCTACGGAAACACCGTGCGCAACGCCTACGAGGTCGCCCGCCACCGCGCGCGTCAGTCCGCCGCCTTCATGGGAGGCGCCTCCAGCGCGGGCTACATCGCCGCGGTGGTGGTGTTCTGGTACGGCGGCCGGCTGGTGGTGAACGGCGAGCTCTCCGTGGGCGCGCTCACCTCGTTCCTCATCTACACGATGCTCGTGGCCGTCTCCCTGGGCTCCCTGGCGGACCTCTGGGCGGACTTCATGCGCGCCTCCGGCGCCGCCGAGCGCGTCTTCGAGCTGATGGACCGCGCGCCCGCCATCCCCGTCAACGAGGGCGAGCGCCCCGCCACCGTCGAAGGCAGCGTGGAGCTGCGCGGCGTGCACTTCGCCTACCCCACCCGCCCGGACGTGCCGGTGCTCCAGGGCATCGACCTCACCGTCAACGCCGGCGAGGTCGTCGCCGTGGTGGGCTCCTCCGGCGCCGGCAAGTCCACCCTCGCCGCGCTCCTCTCCCGTTTCTATGATCCGCTCCAGGGCCAGCTGCTCCTGGACGGCCGCCCCCTGAAGTCCCTGGACCCCAGCTGGCTCAGGCGCCACGTGGGCATGGTCGCCCAGGAGCCCCTGCTCTTCTCCTGCTCCATCGCGGACAACATCCGCTACGGCCGCCCGGACGCCACCGACGCGGAGATCGAAGCCGCCGCCCGGGCCGCCAACGCGCACGACTTCATCCAGCGCTTCCCGGACGGCTACCGCACGGAGGTGGGCGAGCGCGGCGTGCAGCTGTCCGGCGGCCAGAAGCAGCGCGTGGCCATCGCGCGGGCCGTGCTCAAGGATCCGCGCATCCTCATCCTGGACGAGGCCACCTCCGCCCTGGATTCAGAGAGCGAGCACCTGGTGAAGGACGCCCTGGACCGGCTGATGCAGGGCCGCACCACGCTCATCATCGCCCACCGCCTGTCCACCGTGGCCAACGCCCAGCGCGTGCTGGTGATGGAGCACGGCCGCGTGGTGCAGAGCGGCACCCACGCCACCCTCATGACGCAGGACGGCCTGTACCGCCGCCTCGTGGAGCGCCAGGTCGTCGCCGCCTGA
- a CDS encoding aldo/keto reductase produces MEKRVFGNTGVAVPVIGQGTWQMEDDDAKAVIQALRAGLDLGLTHLDTAELYGHGRVEEELVAKAIEGRRDEVFLVSKVMPSNATRKGTVAACERSLKRLGTDRLDCYLLHWPGSHPLEGTVAAFEELVEAGKIRSWGVSNFGVEDLEEVLALAGRGRIACNQVLYHLEERAIEHEVLPWCESQGVAVVAYSPFGNGRFPSPTSAGGRVLASIAKAHGVTPFQVALQFLVRRPAVFAIPKASDVAHVRDNAGAASLKLTKEELQRIDAAFPRGDAPDELPVI; encoded by the coding sequence ATGGAGAAGCGCGTCTTTGGCAACACCGGGGTGGCGGTGCCCGTCATCGGACAGGGCACCTGGCAGATGGAGGACGACGACGCGAAGGCCGTCATCCAGGCCCTGCGCGCCGGGCTGGACCTGGGGCTCACCCACCTGGACACCGCGGAGCTCTACGGGCACGGGCGGGTGGAGGAGGAGCTGGTGGCGAAGGCCATCGAGGGCCGGCGCGACGAGGTGTTCCTCGTGTCCAAGGTGATGCCCTCCAACGCGACGCGGAAGGGCACGGTGGCCGCCTGTGAGCGCAGCCTGAAGCGGCTCGGCACGGACCGGTTGGATTGCTACCTGTTGCACTGGCCCGGTTCGCACCCGCTGGAGGGCACGGTGGCGGCCTTCGAGGAGCTGGTGGAGGCGGGGAAGATCCGCTCCTGGGGCGTGAGCAACTTCGGGGTGGAGGACCTGGAGGAGGTGCTGGCCCTCGCGGGCAGGGGGCGCATCGCGTGCAACCAGGTGCTGTACCACCTGGAGGAGCGCGCCATCGAGCACGAGGTCCTCCCGTGGTGCGAGTCACAGGGCGTCGCGGTGGTGGCCTACAGTCCGTTCGGCAACGGCCGGTTCCCGTCACCGACCAGCGCGGGCGGCAGGGTGCTGGCGTCCATCGCGAAGGCGCATGGCGTGACGCCCTTCCAGGTGGCGCTCCAGTTCCTCGTGCGCCGGCCGGCGGTGTTCGCCATCCCGAAGGCGAGCGACGTGGCGCACGTGCGCGACAACGCGGGCGCGGCCTCGCTGAAGCTCACGAAGGAGGAGCTCCAGCGCATCGACGCGGCCTTCCCCAGGGGCGACGCGCCGGACGAGCTGCCGGTGATTTGA